A single region of the Lycium barbarum isolate Lr01 chromosome 2, ASM1917538v2, whole genome shotgun sequence genome encodes:
- the LOC132627256 gene encoding peroxidase 64-like — MALQRFLVAFVVVSVLFSCVNALSSNYYDKTCPKAESTITQVVKKAMSSDKTVPAALLRMHFHDCFVRGCDGSVLLNSTKNNQAEKDGPPNISLHAFHVIDTAKKEIENMCPGVVSCADILAVAARDAVTLSGGPTWAVPKGRKDGRISKASETRQLPGPTFNISQLQQSFSQRGLSLDDLVALSGGHTLGFSHCSSFENRIHNFDKKNDVDPTLDVSFAANLKKVCPVKNTMKNAGSTLDTTTFLFDNVYYKLVMKKKGIFSSDSTLLTNSRAKTLVSNFATSQNEFFKAFASSMIKMSSISGSAQEIRHDCRFVN, encoded by the exons ATGGCATTACAAAGATTTCTTGTTGCTTTTGTAGTTGTTTCTGTGCTATTTTCATGTGTGAATGCCCTTAGCTCCAATTACTATGATAAAACTTGTCCCAAGGCGGAGTCCACCATCACACAAGTTGTAAAAAAAGCAATGTCAAGTGATAAAACAGTTCCAGCTGCTCTTTTAAGGATGCATTTCCATGATTGTTTCGTTAGG GGTTGTGACGGTTCTGTGTTGCTGAATTCGACAAAAAACAACCAAGCAGAGAAGGATGGACCTCCTAACATTTCACTACATGCTTTTCATGTTATTGATACTGCTAAGAAAGAAATCGAAAATATGTGTCCAGGAGTTGTCTCCTGTGCTGATATTTTGGCTGTCGCAGCCAGAGATGCTGTTACTCTT TCTGGAGGACCTACTTGGGCCGTGCCAAAAGGTAGAAAAGATGGACGAATTTCTAAGGCTAGTGAAACAAGACAATTACCTGGTCCAACTTTCAACATCTCTCAATTGCAACAAAGCTTCTCCCAGAGAGGCCTTTCTTTGGATGATTTAGTGGCACTTTCAG GAGGACACACTCTTGGATTTTCTCATTGTTCATCCTTCGAAAACAGAATCCACAACTTCGATAAGAAAAACGATGTCGATCCAACACTAGATGTATCATTTGCAGCTAATTTAAAGAAAGTATGCCCCGTTAAAAACACAATGAAAAATGCAGGGTCCACATTGGATACTACGACATTTTTATTCGATAACGTATATTACAAGTTAGTAATGAAGAAGAAGGGTATTTTCTCTTCGGATTCGACGTTGCTCACAAATTCAAGGGCCAAAACACTTGTTTCAAATTTTGCCACTTCCCAAAATGAGTTCTTTAAAGCTTTTGCTAGTTCAATGATCAAAATGAGCAGTATCAGTGGTTCTGCTCAAGAAATAAGGCATGATTGCAGATTTGTTAATTAA
- the LOC132627255 gene encoding alcohol dehydrogenase 1, with product MNTAGQVIRCKAAVAWEAGKPLVIEEVDVAPPQKDEVRLKILYTSLCHTDVYFWEAKGQTPLFPRIFGHEAGGIVESVGEGVTDLQPGDHVLPVFTGECQQCRHCKSSESNMCDLLRINTDRGVMISDGQSRFSKDGKPIYHFVGTSTFSEYTVCHSGCVTKIDPQAPLDKVCVLSCGISTGLGATLNVAKPTKGSTVAIFGLGAVGLAAAEGARIAGASRIIGIDLNAARFENAKKFGVTECVNPKDHDKPVQEVIVAMTDGGVDRSVECTGNINAMISAFECVHDGWGVAVLVGVPNKDDAFKTHPMNLLNERTLKGTFFGNYKPKTDLPSVVAKYMNKELELEKFITHQLPFSEINKAFDYMLKGEGLRCMITMGH from the exons ATGAATACTGCTGGTCAGGTCATTCGCTGCAAAG CGGCGGTTGCATGGGAAGCCGGAAAACCATTGGTAATCGAAGAAGTGGACGTGGCACCTCCACAGAAAGATGAAGTTCGTCTCAAGATTCTTTACACCTCCTTGTGTCACACTGATGTTTATTTCTGGGAAGCTAAG GGACAAACACCTCTGTTTCCTCGAATTTTCGGACATGAAGCTGGAGG AATTGTGGAGAGTGTAGGTGAAGGTGTTACAGATCTCCAACCAGGCGATCATGTTCTTCCTGTGTTCACTGGTGAATGCCAGCAGTGCCGTCACTGCAAATCATCGGAAAGCAACATGTGCGACCTCCTAAGAATAAATACAGATAGGGGAGTTATGATCAGTGATGGTCAATCAAGATTCTCCAAAGATGGGAAGCCGATATACCACTTTGTTGGAACTTCCACCTTTAGCGAATACACTGTTTGTCATTCTGGATGCGTCACCAAGATTGATCCACAGGCACCACTTGACAAAGTTTGTGTCCTCAGTTGTGGAATATCGACAG GACTTGGTGCAACTCTGAATGTTGCCAAACCTACTAAAGGTTCTACTGTGGCTATTTTTGGCTTGGGAGCTGTTGGCCTTGCT GCTGCTGAAGGAGCTAGGATTGCTGGAGCTTCTAGGATCATCGGCATTGATTTGAATGCTGCCAGATTCGAGAATG CCAAGAAGTTTGGGGTTACAGAGTGTGTGAATCCAAAAGATCATGATAAGCCTGTCCAGGAG GTGATCGTGGCGATGACCGATGGAGGTGTTGACCGGAGTGTTGAGTGTACTGGAAATATCAACGCTATGATCTCTGCTTTTGAATGTGTTCACGAT GGTTGGGGTGTGGCTGTGCTTGTTGGTGTGCCAAACAAAGACGATGCATTCAAAACTCATCCCATGAATCTGTTGAACGAGAGGACTCTCAAGGGCACCTTCTTTGGCAACTACAAGCCCAAAACTGACCTTCCATCTGTGGTGGCCAAGTACATGAATAAG GAGCTAGAGCTGGAGAAGTTCATTACCCACCAACTTCCATTTTCAGAGATCAACAAAGCATTTGACTATATGTTGAAAGGGGAAGGCCTGCGTTGCATGATCACTATGGGACATTGA
- the LOC132627257 gene encoding maltose excess protein 1-like, chloroplastic isoform X2, with protein MGKAVLRSRQPSNYYIFNPNLQHPKSIPNLLPYKKRAKQNNTLNKLVLLSPLVCQYGLKPVSALDSDAPRPIDQSSEDLKSSESFKQWDSLTAKFAGAANIPFLILQLPQIILNARNLLAGNQAALYAVPWLGMFTGLLGNLSLLSYFIKKREAEVVVVQTLGVVTIYIVISQLAMAGSMPLPHYAVTSVVIACGLVVNFMNYYYLLNPIIWRYWEDFITIAGLSALPQVMWSTFIPYVPNTILPGAVAFVLAILAVVMSRTGKLPEKGIKFVGSLSGWTATLLFMWMPVSQMWTNLLNPDNIKGLSALSMLLAMIGNGLMIPRALFTRDLMWFTGSTWACIFYGWGNLVCLYCCKVISREFFLASTVGFGAWLAFSFWRDTQVYGYNSPLKSLKELIFGS; from the exons A TGGGTAAGGCAGTCCTACGTTCCCGTCAACCCTCCAACTATTATATCTTCAATCCTAATCTCCAGCATCCGAAGTCAATTCCAAATCTCCTTCCATACAAGAAAAGAGCCAAACAGAACAATACTTTGAACAAGTTGGTGCTCTTAAGCCCATTAGTTTGCCAATACGGGTTAAAACCGGTTTCTGCGCTTGACTCAGATGCTCCCCGTCCTATCGATCAG AGCTCAGAAGATTTAAAGAGTAGCGAGAGCTTTAAGCAATGGGATTCATTGACTGCAAAATTTGCAGGAGCTGCAAATATTCCGTTTCTCATATTACAACTGCCTCAAATTATACTCAATGCTCGTAACCTTCTAGCAGGAAATCAAGCTGCATTATATGCTGTTCCATGGCTG GGGATGTTCACTGGATTGCTTGGTAATTTGTCTTTGCTATCATACTTTATAAAAAAGAGGGAGGCGGAGGTGGTCGTTGTTCAAACTTTGGGTGTCGTAACCATTTATATTGTGATATCACAACTAGCCATGGCTGGATCGATGCCTTTACCTCATTATGCAGTTACTTCTGTTGTTATTGCTTGTGGTCTTGTTGTGAACTTCATGAACTACTATTACTTGTTAAATCCCATAATCTGGCGTTATTGGGAGGATTTCATTACTATTGCTGGGCTATCTGCACTTCCCCAA GTCATGTGGTCAACTTTCATCCCATATGTTCCAAATACCATCTTGCCTGGTGCTGTAGCTTTTGTTCTGGCTATCCTAGCTGTCGTTATG TCTCGGACTGGGAAACTTCCAGAAAAGGGCATCAAATTTGTAGGATCATTGTCTGGATGGACTGCCACTCTTCTTTTCATGTGGATGCCAGTTTCACAAATG TGGACGAACCTTCTAAATCCAGATAATATTAAAGGTTTATCAGCACTTTCGATGTTGCTTGCGATGATCGGGAATGGACTCATGATTCCACGAGCACTCTTTACTCGGGATTTGATGTG GTTCACTGGTTCAACTTGGGCATGCATTTTTTATGGATGGGGAAACCTTGTCTGCTTATATTG CTGCAAAGTTATCAGCAGGGAATTTTTCTTAGCTTCGACAGTTGGCTTTGGGGCATGGCTAG CGTTCAGTTTCTGGAGAGACACACAAGTATATGGTTATAATTCTCCATTGAAATCGTTGAAGGAATTGATTTTTGGTTCATAA
- the LOC132627257 gene encoding maltose excess protein 1-like, chloroplastic isoform X1: protein MAGPLLPVGKAVLRSRQPSNYYIFNPNLQHPKSIPNLLPYKKRAKQNNTLNKLVLLSPLVCQYGLKPVSALDSDAPRPIDQSSEDLKSSESFKQWDSLTAKFAGAANIPFLILQLPQIILNARNLLAGNQAALYAVPWLGMFTGLLGNLSLLSYFIKKREAEVVVVQTLGVVTIYIVISQLAMAGSMPLPHYAVTSVVIACGLVVNFMNYYYLLNPIIWRYWEDFITIAGLSALPQVMWSTFIPYVPNTILPGAVAFVLAILAVVMSRTGKLPEKGIKFVGSLSGWTATLLFMWMPVSQMWTNLLNPDNIKGLSALSMLLAMIGNGLMIPRALFTRDLMWFTGSTWACIFYGWGNLVCLYCCKVISREFFLASTVGFGAWLAFSFWRDTQVYGYNSPLKSLKELIFGS, encoded by the exons ATGGCTGGACCTTTGTTGCCAGTGGGTAAGGCAGTCCTACGTTCCCGTCAACCCTCCAACTATTATATCTTCAATCCTAATCTCCAGCATCCGAAGTCAATTCCAAATCTCCTTCCATACAAGAAAAGAGCCAAACAGAACAATACTTTGAACAAGTTGGTGCTCTTAAGCCCATTAGTTTGCCAATACGGGTTAAAACCGGTTTCTGCGCTTGACTCAGATGCTCCCCGTCCTATCGATCAG AGCTCAGAAGATTTAAAGAGTAGCGAGAGCTTTAAGCAATGGGATTCATTGACTGCAAAATTTGCAGGAGCTGCAAATATTCCGTTTCTCATATTACAACTGCCTCAAATTATACTCAATGCTCGTAACCTTCTAGCAGGAAATCAAGCTGCATTATATGCTGTTCCATGGCTG GGGATGTTCACTGGATTGCTTGGTAATTTGTCTTTGCTATCATACTTTATAAAAAAGAGGGAGGCGGAGGTGGTCGTTGTTCAAACTTTGGGTGTCGTAACCATTTATATTGTGATATCACAACTAGCCATGGCTGGATCGATGCCTTTACCTCATTATGCAGTTACTTCTGTTGTTATTGCTTGTGGTCTTGTTGTGAACTTCATGAACTACTATTACTTGTTAAATCCCATAATCTGGCGTTATTGGGAGGATTTCATTACTATTGCTGGGCTATCTGCACTTCCCCAA GTCATGTGGTCAACTTTCATCCCATATGTTCCAAATACCATCTTGCCTGGTGCTGTAGCTTTTGTTCTGGCTATCCTAGCTGTCGTTATG TCTCGGACTGGGAAACTTCCAGAAAAGGGCATCAAATTTGTAGGATCATTGTCTGGATGGACTGCCACTCTTCTTTTCATGTGGATGCCAGTTTCACAAATG TGGACGAACCTTCTAAATCCAGATAATATTAAAGGTTTATCAGCACTTTCGATGTTGCTTGCGATGATCGGGAATGGACTCATGATTCCACGAGCACTCTTTACTCGGGATTTGATGTG GTTCACTGGTTCAACTTGGGCATGCATTTTTTATGGATGGGGAAACCTTGTCTGCTTATATTG CTGCAAAGTTATCAGCAGGGAATTTTTCTTAGCTTCGACAGTTGGCTTTGGGGCATGGCTAG CGTTCAGTTTCTGGAGAGACACACAAGTATATGGTTATAATTCTCCATTGAAATCGTTGAAGGAATTGATTTTTGGTTCATAA
- the LOC132627259 gene encoding protein TRACHEARY ELEMENT DIFFERENTIATION-RELATED 7-like → MDNNLNNFPFPYFPPLPPHPISPPPPPPHTTSPPPKPHPPPHPHPPPPPPPHPHPHPHPHPHPPPPPHPHPPPHPPPPPPFVPPPSPPHNYIIIIFVFTTFGCIVLGLAILAFCCFLKKKKKSKIIVEEKEVKHIDDHLKIKEAIVEGPHGKLEKVVLSVEEDLHEEDDIVRTKKELEEAHHHNLLHANDKSSEITPSALEAGHGHSSTSSSGHGHTQT, encoded by the coding sequence ATGGATAACAATTTGAATAATTTTCCATTCCCATATTTCCCTCCTCTTCCTCCTCATCCCATCTCTCCACCACCCCCTCCTCCTCATACTACCTCTCCACCACCAAAACCCCACCCTCCTCCTCATCCtcatcctcctcctcctcctcctcctcatcctcatcctcatcctcatcctcatcctcatcctcctcctcctcctcatccTCATCCTCCTCCTCAtccaccaccaccacctccatttgttccaccaccatctccCCCTCACAATTACATCATAATAATATTTGTTTTCACGACTTTCGGTTGCATTGTACTTGGCCTAGCTATTCTTGCTTTCTGTTGCTtcttgaagaaaaagaagaagagcaaaataaTAGTTGAAGAGAAAGAAGTGAAGCACATTGATGATCATCTTAAAATCAAGGAAGCAATAGTTGAAGGACCTCATGGGAAACTTGAGAAAGTGGTACTCTCTGTGGAAGAAGATTTGCATGAAGAAGATGACATTGTGAGGACAAAGAAAGAGTTAGAAGaagctcatcatcataacttATTGCATGCTAATGATAAATCTTCTGAAATTACACCTTCTGCTCTTGAAGCTGGCCATGGACACTCTTCAACATCTTCTTCTGGTCATGGTCATACCCAAACTTGA
- the LOC132622316 gene encoding protein TRACHEARY ELEMENT DIFFERENTIATION-RELATED 6 gives MANYTIVVFVFSTFGCILLGLAMLAFCCNLKKKKKSKIIVETKEVKHIDDHLKIKEAIVEGPHGKLERVALSVEEDLHEKDDIVRTKKGLEEVHHHNFHVNNNPSEITPSALEAGHGQT, from the coding sequence ATGGCTAACTACACCATAGTAGTGTTCGTTTTCTCGACGTTCGGTTGCATTTTACTTGGCCTAGCTATGCTTGCTTTCTGCTGCAacttgaagaaaaagaagaagagcaaaataaTAGTTGAAACAAAAGAAGTGAAACACATTGATGACCATCTTAAAATCAAGGAAGCAATTGTTGAAGGACCTCATGGGAAACTTGAGAGAGTGGCACTCTCTGTAGAAGAAGATTTGCATGAAAAAGATGACATTGTGAGGACAAAGAAAGGGTTAGAAGAAGTTCATCATCATAACTTCCATGTCAATAATAATCCTTCAGAAATTACACCTTCTGCTCTTGAAGCTGGCCATGGACAAACTTGA